Proteins found in one Deltaproteobacteria bacterium genomic segment:
- a CDS encoding DUF3987 domain-containing protein has product MTVAIRSSLEDVITTGPNTFEARCPVHGESVPARLVLTVHPDGTEEIRCPAGCGAEQIRKVAAARQASANLLAAPPFPLATLPPWLQEHVESVAFRLEVDPALPAALSLAVVSAAVGARYRVRAWQAFEQPLHWWTTIILGSGDSKSPCFHVMRRPLDDYQQERQRKEAPALEEAGRRFQVLAAKAAKAKRDAAAGKASEEDAVAALRTADEARPPLPFKLLLGHVSGTELLEKELVDHGFLAHIRDEADFIKDILGRYGKREGRIDSVLAGYDGSSIDSATLSRGQQRRERVGLVLALLTQPETYKRDAGESSFDGRGFLERMVPVWPRGTAGGREMNMREGNRGAEERYAGHIKTLSALGHEPEEGAAPRVLRLDSDAIEVFVAFRQRIEPRHRGDLEPLSSFLSKTQGGVAPRLAGLLALAWRHEAAEVNGDDMERAVHLVEQFFIPHAQRVAGLNGGAFLYKRERVLKWARGRDGKVFLPRDLQRAHGGLFESADDARALLEELAEDGVMIRTTRRGKDNRALPDGFFLSEAS; this is encoded by the coding sequence GTGACGGTCGCCATCCGGTCCAGCCTCGAGGACGTCATCACGACCGGCCCCAACACCTTCGAGGCGCGCTGTCCCGTCCACGGTGAGTCTGTGCCGGCGCGCCTCGTGCTGACCGTACACCCCGACGGCACAGAGGAGATCCGCTGTCCCGCTGGATGCGGCGCCGAGCAAATCCGAAAGGTGGCCGCAGCGCGGCAAGCGTCGGCGAACTTGTTAGCGGCTCCGCCCTTCCCTCTCGCGACGTTGCCTCCCTGGCTGCAGGAGCATGTGGAGTCCGTCGCCTTCCGGCTCGAGGTGGACCCTGCGCTGCCAGCGGCGCTCTCGCTGGCAGTCGTCTCTGCGGCCGTGGGCGCGCGGTATCGCGTGCGAGCCTGGCAGGCCTTCGAGCAGCCGCTGCACTGGTGGACGACCATCATCCTCGGCTCGGGCGATTCGAAGAGCCCGTGCTTTCACGTGATGCGAAGGCCTCTCGACGACTACCAGCAGGAGCGCCAACGGAAGGAGGCGCCAGCTCTGGAGGAGGCCGGGCGCCGCTTCCAGGTGCTCGCCGCGAAGGCCGCCAAAGCGAAGCGAGACGCCGCAGCCGGGAAGGCGTCCGAGGAGGACGCAGTGGCCGCGCTTCGGACTGCCGACGAGGCTCGTCCCCCCCTGCCCTTCAAGCTCCTCCTCGGACACGTGAGCGGCACCGAGCTGCTCGAGAAGGAGCTCGTCGATCACGGCTTTCTCGCGCACATCCGAGACGAAGCCGACTTCATCAAGGACATCCTCGGGCGCTACGGCAAGCGCGAGGGCCGCATCGACTCCGTGCTCGCCGGCTACGACGGCAGCAGTATCGACTCGGCCACGCTCAGCCGAGGCCAGCAGCGTCGAGAGCGTGTGGGCCTGGTGCTTGCCCTCCTGACACAGCCGGAGACGTACAAGCGGGACGCCGGCGAGAGCAGCTTCGATGGTCGCGGCTTCCTCGAGCGAATGGTGCCAGTCTGGCCGCGCGGCACCGCCGGCGGGCGCGAGATGAACATGCGAGAGGGGAACCGCGGCGCCGAGGAGCGTTACGCCGGGCACATCAAGACGCTCTCGGCGCTCGGTCATGAGCCCGAAGAAGGGGCGGCACCTCGGGTCCTCCGGCTCGACAGCGACGCCATCGAGGTGTTCGTTGCCTTCCGCCAGCGGATCGAGCCGCGCCACCGGGGCGACCTGGAGCCACTCAGCAGCTTCCTCTCGAAGACGCAGGGAGGTGTCGCTCCGAGGCTCGCGGGGCTGCTCGCCCTTGCCTGGCGCCACGAAGCGGCCGAGGTGAACGGCGACGACATGGAGCGCGCCGTTCACCTCGTCGAGCAGTTCTTCATCCCCCACGCACAGCGAGTCGCCGGACTCAACGGCGGAGCGTTCCTGTACAAGCGCGAGCGGGTGCTGAAGTGGGCGCGCGGCCGCGACGGCAAAGTCTTTCTGCCTCGCGATCTCCAGCGCGCTCATGGTGGCCTCTTCGAGTCCGCCGACGACGCCCGCGCACTCCTCGAGGAGCTCGCCGAAGACGGGGTGATGATCCGCACGACTCGCAGGGGCAAGGACAACCGCGCCCTGCCCGACGGCTTCTTCTTGTCGGAGGCCTCGTGA